The proteins below are encoded in one region of Candidatus Flexicrinis proximus:
- a CDS encoding LysM peptidoglycan-binding domain-containing protein, with protein sequence MMRKLAICAALLILVMLTGLSIAQSAELLRNPGFEQPYLDGPEGPVAEGWSAWYVGTESERPEFLAAPADRTVGGDAQMYTSFLAVHKAGLYQSVSGLTPGATVTFSANVWVWSTRDDLDPAVSVDPGKVTIEVGIDTTGSVNPEGTSIIWSAPVEAYDAFNKVEVSAAPTGEVATVFVKTTVGEARLVTDVYVDNASLLAAEVAAITPETPVEATALPDQPTTEPGVPTDEAAAPTQEVATAPTEVAFLSTIEHIVQPGDSYDLIARIYGSSVDAIKQANGVAFEDNLIYPGDKLIVPVPVPAVPTVEGQTAPTEAAPVPTEEMPAATAEPTAEPTAVPTAEPTSAPEVDVTPLATAEVVLEATYTVQRGDSLMAIAQRFGTNVFELGRLNNILNYNLIRVGQVLKLPGDAPETDQATPAPTDTPEPVRHFVQFGDSLYRIAARYGVTAQAIIDANNLENPNRIYYGQILIIPK encoded by the coding sequence ATGATGCGGAAATTGGCAATATGTGCAGCACTGCTGATCTTGGTCATGCTGACCGGTCTTTCGATCGCACAATCAGCGGAACTGCTGCGAAATCCTGGTTTTGAGCAGCCGTATCTCGACGGCCCAGAAGGCCCAGTAGCAGAAGGCTGGTCAGCCTGGTATGTCGGTACAGAGAGCGAGCGCCCAGAATTTCTTGCCGCGCCGGCTGACCGGACTGTCGGCGGCGACGCGCAAATGTATACCTCATTCCTCGCCGTCCATAAGGCCGGACTGTACCAGAGCGTTTCGGGACTGACCCCTGGCGCGACTGTCACATTTTCAGCGAACGTCTGGGTGTGGTCAACACGCGATGACCTTGACCCGGCGGTTAGCGTCGACCCAGGCAAAGTCACCATTGAAGTCGGTATCGATACGACTGGCAGCGTTAATCCGGAAGGCACGTCGATCATCTGGTCCGCGCCTGTAGAAGCTTACGACGCGTTCAATAAAGTTGAAGTCTCGGCTGCGCCAACCGGAGAAGTTGCCACGGTGTTCGTCAAGACTACCGTCGGTGAAGCCCGGCTGGTGACGGATGTCTACGTCGATAATGCGTCGCTGTTGGCGGCTGAGGTTGCCGCCATTACGCCAGAGACCCCGGTTGAAGCGACAGCGCTGCCGGATCAGCCAACCACCGAACCCGGCGTACCGACTGATGAAGCCGCTGCACCGACTCAAGAGGTGGCTACTGCTCCGACTGAAGTGGCGTTCCTTAGTACCATCGAACACATTGTCCAGCCAGGCGATTCGTACGACCTGATTGCCCGCATTTACGGCAGTTCAGTCGACGCGATCAAGCAGGCGAACGGCGTGGCTTTCGAAGACAACCTCATTTATCCGGGCGACAAACTGATCGTACCGGTGCCTGTACCCGCTGTTCCGACTGTAGAAGGACAGACCGCTCCAACTGAAGCGGCGCCAGTACCGACTGAAGAAATGCCGGCAGCAACAGCCGAACCGACAGCCGAGCCAACTGCGGTACCGACGGCAGAACCCACAAGCGCGCCTGAAGTGGACGTTACACCGCTTGCGACGGCAGAAGTCGTGCTCGAAGCGACTTACACCGTCCAGCGCGGCGATTCACTGATGGCGATCGCGCAGCGCTTCGGCACGAACGTCTTCGAACTTGGCCGCCTCAACAACATCCTGAACTACAATCTGATCAGGGTGGGACAGGTTCTGAAGCTGCCAGGCGACGCGCCGGAGACCGATCAAGCAACACCCGCGCCAACCGATACGCCGGAGCCGGTGCGGCATTTCGTGCAGTTTGGCGACTCGCTTTACCGCATTGCAGCACGCTACGGTGTGACCGCACAGGCGATCATTGACGCAAATAACCTTGAGAATCCCAACCGGATCTACTACGGCCAGATCCTCATCATCCCGAAATGA
- a CDS encoding DUF192 domain-containing protein has translation MSGYRVLRNAATGQVILPKAWWCDSFMCHLKGLMFRASLPSDEGLLFVNGRESITSSSIHMLFMRFNIGVVWLDKSGRVVDARLAKVWRPAYAPRSAAQYYLEANEDILDRVQIGDILSFAEQAT, from the coding sequence ATGAGCGGTTATCGGGTGCTGCGAAACGCGGCGACTGGGCAGGTAATCCTGCCAAAAGCGTGGTGGTGTGACAGCTTCATGTGCCACCTGAAGGGACTGATGTTTCGTGCATCACTTCCTTCCGACGAGGGACTTCTGTTTGTGAATGGACGCGAGAGTATCACCTCGTCGTCCATTCACATGCTGTTCATGCGGTTCAACATCGGCGTAGTCTGGCTCGACAAATCCGGGCGTGTGGTAGACGCCAGGTTAGCGAAGGTTTGGCGGCCTGCCTACGCGCCCCGAAGCGCGGCACAATATTATCTGGAAGCTAATGAGGATATCCTCGATCGCGTGCAGATCGGGGATATCCTCTCGTTTGCCGAGCAAGCGACGTAG